One genomic window of Gracilinema caldarium DSM 7334 includes the following:
- a CDS encoding S1C family serine protease, whose amino-acid sequence MNNKRIYYFIFIFTVVFLSLSCVSAAQRLTPPQYSMQLRISDIEKLIQDSPTTAIQAIEVFKARYTMIDTSQQQDLDSMFQKASERLVEQTKEAIAQKEWKRARSLYRSVSILGLSNQISGVTESELLLSQAQDYLSQNRNLEAFLAFVQASQAGAIIHADTAYPFFTRALELKLRPLALFVYHLALQNDTRVTESEKLYLQSRDSTADMIRGVATVLVDRGIRIEKGRSYADRVLGSAFFIDRSGLLITNYHVIASEVDPEYNGVSRMYIRMGDSSSPRIPAKVIGWDPIMDLAVIKAEVMPDYVFSVIGTDVAQVGDKVYAIGSPAGLEKTVTSGIISALNRRLLQLGDVIQLDAAVNHGNSGGPVVNEQGNLLGVVFAGVEQFQGINFAVPVQRLVSALPALLSGGQVERPWLGLVLGEERDSVGIIYVAPNTPAYEQNIPVERKIVRLNGKTVEAPQGMRISYLQDQLLSCQPGELASLMTDDGKRWLFTLTNRPLKPLKDAIKLDTKERLTAPLFGMILSPGFGSHLSPQYQIKKIMRGSIADESGLSENDPLSIHGFVVDEKKGFAYMDISIKKRKMGYLEVMMRLYGGIEISDTL is encoded by the coding sequence ATGAATAACAAAAGAATTTATTATTTTATTTTCATTTTTACCGTTGTATTTTTGTCTCTATCCTGTGTATCAGCGGCACAGCGATTAACACCACCGCAGTATTCAATGCAGTTGAGAATATCAGATATTGAAAAGCTCATACAGGACTCTCCAACAACGGCTATTCAGGCTATAGAAGTTTTCAAAGCCCGGTATACTATGATAGATACATCTCAACAGCAAGATCTGGATAGCATGTTTCAAAAGGCTTCAGAACGATTGGTTGAACAAACCAAAGAGGCCATTGCACAGAAAGAATGGAAGAGAGCCCGATCTTTGTATCGATCTGTATCTATTCTAGGACTATCAAATCAAATTTCTGGTGTAACTGAATCTGAGCTTTTACTTTCGCAGGCTCAGGATTATTTATCCCAAAATCGAAATTTAGAAGCTTTCCTTGCTTTTGTTCAAGCATCACAGGCAGGGGCTATCATTCATGCTGATACGGCCTATCCCTTTTTTACAAGGGCTTTAGAACTCAAGCTCAGGCCCTTGGCTCTCTTTGTGTATCATTTAGCACTCCAGAACGATACAAGGGTTACTGAATCGGAGAAGCTGTATTTACAAAGTCGAGATAGTACTGCAGATATGATTCGGGGGGTAGCTACTGTTTTGGTGGATCGCGGAATCCGAATAGAAAAAGGTCGATCCTATGCGGATAGGGTTTTAGGGTCTGCCTTTTTTATAGACAGAAGTGGACTACTTATCACTAATTATCATGTTATAGCAAGTGAGGTTGATCCTGAATACAACGGAGTATCTCGAATGTATATCCGTATGGGAGATAGTTCAAGTCCTCGAATTCCTGCCAAGGTAATTGGCTGGGATCCCATTATGGATTTAGCGGTTATAAAAGCAGAAGTTATGCCAGATTATGTCTTTTCGGTTATTGGTACCGATGTAGCTCAGGTAGGTGATAAGGTCTATGCTATCGGTTCTCCTGCAGGACTTGAAAAAACAGTAACCTCAGGTATTATCTCTGCTTTAAATCGCCGTCTATTACAATTGGGGGATGTGATCCAATTAGATGCAGCAGTAAATCATGGGAATTCCGGTGGCCCGGTGGTGAATGAGCAGGGGAATTTACTAGGAGTAGTATTTGCTGGTGTTGAACAGTTTCAGGGTATTAACTTTGCTGTCCCGGTTCAGCGCCTTGTCTCTGCCTTACCTGCGCTACTTTCAGGTGGACAAGTCGAACGGCCTTGGCTAGGCCTTGTTCTTGGTGAAGAACGGGATAGCGTAGGTATTATATATGTAGCGCCTAATACACCGGCCTATGAACAAAATATACCAGTAGAACGTAAAATAGTTCGATTGAATGGGAAAACTGTTGAAGCTCCTCAAGGTATGAGAATTTCTTATTTACAAGATCAATTATTATCATGCCAGCCTGGTGAATTGGCTTCATTAATGACTGATGATGGCAAGAGATGGCTTTTTACATTAACCAATCGTCCACTAAAGCCTTTAAAGGATGCTATTAAACTCGATACAAAAGAACGTCTGACTGCACCTCTTTTTGGTATGATTCTGTCTCCTGGCTTTGGATCCCATCTAAGTCCTCAGTACCAAATTAAAAAGATTATGCGGGGTTCAATTGCGGATGAAAGCGGACTATCTGAAAATGATCCTTTATCGATACACGGTTTTGTAGTTGATGAGAAAAAAGGATTTGCTTATATGGATATTTCTATTAAAAAACGAAAAATGGGTTATTTAGAAGTAATGATGCGCCTTTATGGAGGTATTGAAATATCTGATACGCTATAA
- the spoVG gene encoding septation regulator SpoVG produces MEITDIRIRKVAGEGKLKAYVTVTFDDCFVVHNVKIIEGKSGVFIAMPSRKTRSGEYKDVAHPIHPEFRAELQKRILDVYDSGNVQDDPTVEL; encoded by the coding sequence ATGGAGATCACCGACATCAGGATCCGCAAGGTGGCCGGAGAAGGGAAGCTGAAAGCATACGTAACGGTTACATTTGACGACTGCTTTGTTGTTCATAATGTAAAAATTATCGAAGGCAAAAGCGGTGTATTTATCGCTATGCCGAGCAGAAAAACCCGCTCTGGGGAGTATAAGGATGTAGCACATCCGATTCATCCTGAGTTTCGGGCTGAACTGCAAAAGAGAATCCTGGATGTGTATGATTCTGGAAATGTTCAGGATGATCCGACCGTAGAGTTGTAA
- the tilS gene encoding tRNA lysidine(34) synthetase TilS: MNNGPADLKLSVAAVLQRYSSQLAGTTVLLALSGGADSVSLLYISATLQKQFGFLLRCIHVNHRLRPVEETDIDANIVRAHCQKLKVPLTIVNIAPGVIESYAEQHKTGIEAAARHFRYRALKRQMRRWSGTWLFLGHTRDDALELALMRFLRGAGPNGLARLPERRGNIVRPLVYTSRAEIEDYVRDRNIEYVYDSTNRDNHYLRNRIRNVLIPLLDREFPFWRTGVLEASFIQSQVSFFLKDAAQNNISWQGFVDSTLQGYQTVCENFFKQPLMVREEALFRAIDVVSSKKSEAFSLNYLNPDGIKLGCAKTVRRSSVRKFALGEVQTLDLPNCRLIRSGEWVKVQEKPQLVSATGFSMTFTTSGTYRVKNVRISIQPMQALVPDRTKTNGQMIFLPCVFRTPQAGDRIMYRGRMRTLAEVRQLEIGDTRDEAYRSEYYIATHYIFEDTLGIAVYMLIDIHSKVHIYWREPVSPTVEKIASFMLEIQIRGNHARRSKR; encoded by the coding sequence ATGAACAACGGGCCAGCGGATTTAAAACTTTCAGTAGCCGCTGTACTCCAAAGATATTCATCACAGTTAGCAGGTACAACAGTATTACTTGCCCTTTCTGGCGGCGCAGATTCTGTTTCCCTCTTATATATATCTGCTACTTTGCAAAAACAGTTCGGCTTTTTACTTCGCTGTATTCATGTTAACCACCGGCTTCGTCCGGTAGAAGAAACCGATATAGATGCAAATATTGTTCGAGCCCATTGTCAAAAACTCAAGGTTCCCCTTACTATTGTGAACATTGCACCTGGAGTAATTGAGTCCTATGCGGAACAACATAAGACCGGTATAGAAGCTGCGGCCCGTCATTTTCGTTATCGGGCTTTAAAACGCCAAATGCGTCGATGGTCGGGAACCTGGCTTTTTCTAGGCCACACCAGGGATGATGCGCTGGAATTGGCTTTAATGCGGTTTTTACGGGGAGCTGGCCCCAACGGTTTGGCCCGTCTTCCTGAGCGACGGGGGAATATTGTACGGCCATTGGTGTATACAAGCCGAGCTGAGATAGAAGACTATGTAAGAGACCGGAATATTGAGTATGTTTATGATTCAACCAACAGAGATAATCATTATCTGAGAAATCGAATACGGAATGTTCTCATACCCCTTTTAGACAGGGAATTCCCATTTTGGCGTACCGGTGTATTGGAAGCGTCCTTTATCCAATCTCAGGTGTCTTTTTTTTTAAAGGATGCTGCACAAAACAATATTTCATGGCAGGGCTTTGTTGATAGTACCTTGCAGGGCTATCAAACAGTCTGTGAAAACTTTTTTAAGCAACCCCTTATGGTCCGTGAAGAAGCATTATTTAGGGCTATAGATGTGGTATCATCGAAGAAATCGGAGGCTTTCTCTTTGAATTATCTTAATCCTGATGGAATAAAGTTAGGATGTGCCAAAACGGTTCGACGAAGCTCGGTGCGGAAGTTCGCGCTTGGAGAAGTTCAGACCCTCGATCTTCCCAATTGCAGGCTGATACGGTCCGGGGAATGGGTCAAAGTTCAGGAAAAACCACAACTTGTTAGTGCTACTGGCTTTTCGATGACGTTCACCACTTCAGGTACCTATAGGGTAAAGAATGTACGTATTTCTATTCAACCTATGCAAGCTCTAGTACCCGATAGAACAAAGACGAACGGTCAGATGATCTTCTTACCCTGTGTGTTCCGTACCCCTCAGGCTGGAGATCGGATTATGTATCGTGGCCGCATGCGTACCCTTGCAGAAGTCCGACAGCTTGAGATAGGTGACACCAGGGATGAGGCATACAGATCCGAATACTACATAGCGACACATTATATCTTTGAAGATACTTTAGGTATTGCCGTTTACATGCTTATAGATATACATTCAAAGGTACACATCTACTGGCGGGAACCTGTTTCTCCGACAGTGGAAAAAATAGCCAGTTTTATGCTAGAAATACAGATACGGGGGAACCATGCTCGACGATCAAAAAGATAA
- a CDS encoding chemotaxis protein CheA, giving the protein MIDKFKDAFKEEATDLLSTLENQLLELEQDPNNNETISAIFRAMHTIKGSAAMFGFDEIARFTHQVENAFDRLRNGLIPVSKRLIDITLRARDVISTLLVDPNADIQQEMNFLEQEFNTLGAQEVNEKDRTESKKQNVDIDQPQSKSEGMITYRIYFAPKEELFKNGTNPLRLIEELYELGHLSVIARKSTIPILSQLNPESCYISWDITLTTDKGIDAIKDVFIFVEDIANIDITPTDQIDKVKRIGEILVDRGIASPEVIEDVEQDKRKIGEILVEKQIVKPEDIQSALVEQEHLKQLKERQEITTASIRVPSHRLDALVDLVGELVTLQARLARTAVTIQDGSLTTISEQFERLVSQLRDTTMGIRMLPIGTTFNRFRRLVRDLSSQLGKEINLITEGEETELDKTVIEKLTDPLVHIIRNSVDHGIEKPEEREEKGKLRSGTISLSAFHSGAYVLIRVSDDGAGMNRERIYAKAIEKGLIAETTPLTALSDQDIFQLIFAPGFSTATNVTNVSGRGVGMDVVKRQIDSLGGSVIIESSLGKGTNITLKIPLTLAIIDGLLVRVSNELYVIPLSVVDGCVEIQRDELQLKQKSRSIITYRQRVLPYIALRELFTIPGTKPAIEQIVVVNALDTTIGFVVDQVIGDYQTVIKPLGLLFKKNEGLSGATILGDGTVALIVDVNRLASLVQQQEAKNIKVL; this is encoded by the coding sequence ATGATAGATAAATTTAAAGATGCTTTTAAAGAAGAAGCTACTGATTTGTTAAGTACCTTAGAAAATCAGCTGTTAGAACTTGAACAGGATCCAAACAATAATGAGACCATTTCTGCAATCTTTAGAGCTATGCATACCATAAAGGGATCCGCGGCAATGTTTGGGTTTGATGAGATTGCACGATTTACTCACCAGGTAGAAAATGCTTTTGATAGACTCCGAAATGGACTTATTCCTGTTAGCAAGCGACTTATCGATATAACGCTTCGGGCTCGAGATGTAATCAGTACCCTTCTTGTGGATCCAAATGCTGATATACAACAGGAGATGAACTTTTTAGAACAGGAATTTAATACTTTGGGAGCACAAGAAGTAAACGAGAAAGATAGGACAGAATCTAAAAAACAGAACGTTGATATAGATCAGCCTCAATCTAAATCCGAAGGAATGATAACCTATCGGATCTATTTTGCTCCTAAAGAGGAACTTTTTAAGAATGGGACAAATCCACTTCGGCTGATTGAAGAGCTTTATGAATTAGGTCATCTTTCTGTTATTGCACGAAAAAGTACCATACCAATTCTATCACAACTCAATCCTGAGTCTTGTTATATAAGCTGGGATATTACTCTCACAACAGATAAGGGGATTGATGCAATCAAAGATGTTTTTATTTTTGTAGAAGATATTGCCAACATTGATATTACACCCACAGATCAGATTGATAAAGTTAAACGAATTGGTGAAATTCTAGTAGACCGTGGAATCGCAAGTCCTGAGGTAATTGAAGATGTCGAACAAGATAAACGTAAAATTGGAGAAATCTTAGTTGAGAAACAAATTGTAAAACCTGAGGATATTCAAAGTGCCTTAGTTGAACAGGAACACTTAAAACAGTTGAAAGAACGACAGGAAATAACAACAGCGTCTATTCGGGTTCCCAGTCATCGTTTAGATGCTCTCGTAGACCTTGTAGGTGAGTTGGTCACCCTGCAAGCCCGGCTCGCACGGACTGCAGTTACTATTCAGGATGGTAGCCTTACGACAATCTCTGAACAATTTGAACGATTAGTTTCTCAATTGCGAGATACAACCATGGGTATACGTATGCTACCCATCGGAACTACCTTTAATAGGTTTCGCCGTCTTGTACGAGATCTGTCTTCTCAATTAGGCAAAGAAATAAATCTCATTACTGAAGGTGAAGAAACTGAGCTTGATAAAACGGTGATTGAAAAATTGACCGATCCATTGGTACATATTATCAGAAATAGTGTAGATCATGGGATTGAAAAACCTGAAGAACGGGAAGAAAAGGGAAAACTACGTAGTGGGACTATAAGCCTTTCAGCATTTCATTCTGGAGCGTATGTGCTTATAAGAGTGAGTGATGATGGTGCTGGTATGAATAGGGAACGAATTTATGCAAAAGCTATCGAAAAAGGTTTGATAGCTGAAACAACACCACTTACTGCATTAAGCGACCAGGATATCTTCCAGCTCATTTTTGCTCCAGGTTTTTCTACAGCTACCAACGTAACAAATGTATCTGGTCGTGGTGTTGGTATGGATGTGGTGAAACGACAAATCGATTCTCTTGGAGGTTCGGTAATTATTGAATCGAGCCTTGGGAAGGGTACCAATATTACCCTGAAAATCCCCTTAACCCTCGCCATCATCGATGGTCTTCTTGTTCGAGTTAGTAATGAACTCTATGTAATACCGCTTTCTGTAGTTGACGGTTGTGTCGAAATACAACGGGATGAATTACAACTTAAGCAAAAGTCACGTTCAATTATTACCTATCGTCAACGAGTTTTGCCCTATATAGCATTACGGGAGCTCTTTACTATTCCAGGAACCAAACCTGCCATTGAACAGATTGTGGTTGTGAATGCTTTAGATACAACGATAGGATTTGTTGTAGATCAGGTAATTGGTGATTATCAAACTGTTATAAAACCTCTCGGTCTTCTTTTTAAAAAGAACGAAGGTCTCTCCGGTGCTACGATCCTTGGTGATGGTACGGTTGCCCTTATTGTTGATGTAAATCGTCTTGCAAGTCTAGTACAACAACAGGAAGCAAAAAATATAAAGGTTCTTTAG
- the ftsH gene encoding ATP-dependent zinc metalloprotease FtsH, with protein MLDDQKDNIPSRPPVQGGRGSRFALLFFIIVSGLFITYFLNNDKPVTQEVPYSTFVMRLDRNEVDAVKIIDGNEIQGTFKSPNGDVVQFKTLIPYQDPELIPLLKQKGVRVSGSVSGISPMMIFLEFLPWLVGFVFIWLMFRNAQGAGNKAFQFGKSRAKRYLDAGKRITFADVAGQEEAKYELQEVVAFLKNPQKFTKMGAKIPKGVLLVGMPGTGKTLLAKAVAGEAGVAFFHMSGSDFVEMFVGVGASRVRDLFEQGRRNAPCIIFIDELDAVGRTRGAGYGGGHDEREQTLNQMLVEMDGFDSKDGVIILAATNRPDVLDPALLRPGRFDRQVVVAMPDIKEREAIFRIHASKVPLGSDVDFVRLARATPGTSGADIANLVNEAALFAARKDKSVVEMADFEEARDKILMGVARKSLVMSDKERRMTAIHESGHALLHYYLKNADPLHKVTIVPHGRALGMAMSLPEEDSYSRTRGWIEDRITIMYGGWAAENLIYNETTTGTKQDIQQATELARRMVCEWGMADDIGPISYGQEEEPIFIGKEIARHKDYSEDMAQKIDHAVKAVLSRALETAQTILQREREKLELLADSLMARETLTDDEVRSLLGLPLRQATSIEGASVQAE; from the coding sequence ATGCTCGACGATCAAAAAGATAATATCCCATCCCGACCACCGGTTCAGGGGGGGCGAGGCAGTCGTTTTGCTTTGCTTTTTTTTATAATAGTTTCAGGCCTTTTTATTACCTATTTTTTAAACAATGATAAACCGGTTACTCAGGAAGTACCCTATTCCACTTTTGTGATGCGTTTGGACAGGAATGAAGTGGATGCGGTAAAAATAATTGATGGAAATGAAATTCAAGGTACCTTTAAATCACCAAATGGTGATGTAGTTCAGTTTAAAACACTTATTCCGTATCAAGACCCGGAACTGATTCCTTTGCTTAAGCAAAAGGGGGTACGTGTTTCCGGTTCTGTCAGCGGAATCAGCCCCATGATGATTTTTCTTGAATTCCTTCCCTGGCTCGTTGGCTTTGTGTTTATTTGGCTCATGTTCAGGAATGCCCAGGGGGCAGGTAATAAGGCCTTCCAGTTCGGGAAAAGCCGGGCAAAGCGATATCTGGATGCCGGAAAACGGATAACCTTTGCAGATGTAGCTGGTCAGGAAGAAGCCAAGTATGAGCTGCAGGAAGTGGTTGCCTTTTTAAAAAATCCTCAGAAGTTTACCAAAATGGGGGCAAAGATACCCAAAGGGGTACTTCTGGTTGGTATGCCTGGTACGGGAAAAACACTTCTGGCTAAGGCGGTGGCCGGTGAGGCGGGGGTTGCATTTTTTCATATGTCAGGCTCCGATTTTGTTGAAATGTTTGTTGGTGTGGGTGCAAGCCGTGTTCGAGACCTTTTTGAACAGGGCCGCAGAAATGCCCCCTGTATTATTTTTATCGATGAACTTGATGCGGTAGGTCGTACCCGCGGAGCTGGCTATGGCGGCGGCCATGATGAACGGGAACAAACCTTAAACCAGATGCTGGTTGAAATGGACGGCTTTGATTCCAAGGATGGTGTGATTATTCTGGCTGCAACTAACCGGCCCGATGTTCTGGACCCGGCTCTCTTACGTCCCGGACGTTTTGATCGTCAGGTTGTGGTAGCAATGCCGGATATTAAAGAACGGGAAGCCATTTTCAGAATCCACGCCAGTAAAGTGCCTCTCGGAAGCGATGTAGATTTTGTCCGTCTCGCCAGGGCAACCCCCGGTACCAGCGGCGCTGATATTGCGAACCTTGTGAATGAGGCCGCACTCTTTGCAGCCCGCAAGGATAAGTCGGTTGTCGAGATGGCAGATTTTGAAGAAGCCCGGGATAAAATACTCATGGGTGTGGCGAGAAAATCCCTTGTAATGTCCGATAAAGAACGCCGAATGACCGCAATCCATGAATCAGGTCATGCACTACTGCATTATTACCTTAAAAATGCCGATCCTTTACATAAGGTCACGATTGTACCCCATGGCAGGGCTCTTGGTATGGCTATGTCTTTACCCGAAGAAGATTCCTATAGCAGGACCCGTGGATGGATAGAGGACCGAATTACGATTATGTATGGTGGTTGGGCTGCGGAGAATTTAATTTATAACGAGACCACTACTGGTACGAAACAGGACATTCAACAGGCTACTGAGCTTGCCCGACGTATGGTTTGTGAATGGGGTATGGCCGATGATATTGGGCCTATCTCCTACGGACAGGAAGAAGAACCCATCTTTATCGGTAAGGAAATAGCCCGCCATAAAGATTACTCAGAAGATATGGCACAAAAAATTGATCATGCAGTAAAAGCGGTTCTTTCCAGGGCTTTGGAAACTGCTCAGACTATCTTGCAGCGGGAACGGGAAAAACTTGAGCTTTTAGCGGACAGCCTGATGGCCCGGGAGACCCTAACGGATGATGAAGTTCGGTCTCTGCTTGGTTTACCACTCCGACAGGCAACTTCAATCGAAGGAGCATCGGTACAGGCAGAATAA
- a CDS encoding 50S ribosomal protein L25, whose amino-acid sequence MDHVVLTAQKRAVTGSADAARLRRNGKIPAVVYGRSGQAMSIVLDALDFGRKIKGVSESTLLNLSIDGAQHEVFIKDTQRDIFKGSFIHVDFYEVEKGKTVHAKVPVRVIGTAEGVRLGGILEAPLHELEVECLPKDLPEHIDIDVTNLKANEALHVRDLKLASEIRVLTNPEQVVALVKFAKAEAAAETTVEAAAETAAPAVATEAPKA is encoded by the coding sequence ATGGATCATGTTGTTCTTACTGCTCAGAAACGAGCTGTTACTGGGTCTGCTGATGCTGCCCGTCTGCGACGCAATGGGAAAATTCCGGCGGTCGTATATGGACGTTCCGGACAGGCTATGTCAATTGTGTTGGATGCTCTTGATTTTGGAAGAAAAATAAAGGGTGTTTCTGAAAGTACCCTTTTAAATCTTTCTATCGATGGTGCTCAGCACGAAGTCTTTATTAAAGATACCCAGCGGGATATTTTCAAGGGTTCTTTTATTCATGTTGATTTTTATGAGGTTGAGAAAGGAAAGACTGTTCATGCAAAGGTGCCTGTCCGTGTGATCGGTACCGCTGAGGGGGTTCGCCTTGGTGGTATTTTGGAAGCTCCACTCCATGAACTTGAAGTTGAATGTCTTCCCAAGGATCTTCCAGAACATATCGATATCGATGTGACCAACCTTAAAGCTAATGAAGCTCTCCATGTGCGGGATCTGAAACTTGCCTCCGAAATTAGGGTTTTAACCAACCCTGAACAGGTAGTTGCATTGGTTAAATTTGCCAAAGCTGAGGCTGCCGCTGAAACTACAGTAGAAGCTGCTGCAGAAACAGCTGCTCCTGCAGTTGCAACTGAAGCCCCTAAAGCATAA
- a CDS encoding tetratricopeptide repeat protein, which translates to MKGRFLFSGIMIVLCCLASGPSLSAQVDETPLAQVYVEGALKALHDGRWQDAEALLEQGTDFSSASSDLSYLKALVGLQLGRPLGAVLAALRQARDTDRWQRYSAESASLLEAQALIQMRQFETAQQLLQSLFSTADVLYYQAKIVALQQKQGLFTQLIWQAVQSYPLDPRFAALYFNYMQQNRPGTLDQRLVALLLSRLPMLQETDPGLAILALPFIQNIDERRRIIEEYRAHNTDMLFMLPQALELGVIDERTASTELAVHQTIPVELIRQVWAQLRTEGSRRYFSETFSRYSGRITEDSDRDGISEVVVEYNQGRIQTYHFDANQDRIDEIRITFEQGIPKEGTIAPYEGSLEARLFWKSYPLVEQCIAGTVTYIPGPASFSYAPFTLKPIVGSYPEITLLFPEREKLLPRLTERALVSFAAKIIRPGSLAKDSIETIELKNSLPLRSTETLQGRIISILDFSLGQPSIQRMDMDLDGRMETVRRFRKGTAQLDPVEALNYQQRYESIESDWDGDGIYEDRETIR; encoded by the coding sequence ATGAAAGGAAGGTTCCTGTTTTCCGGAATAATGATAGTACTATGCTGTTTAGCCTCAGGACCTTCCCTTTCTGCACAGGTTGATGAAACACCCCTTGCGCAAGTATACGTTGAGGGAGCTCTGAAAGCCCTTCATGATGGACGATGGCAGGACGCAGAAGCCCTGCTCGAACAGGGGACTGATTTTTCTTCCGCTTCATCGGATCTCTCATACCTCAAGGCTTTAGTAGGGCTCCAGCTTGGCCGGCCTTTAGGCGCTGTACTCGCAGCTCTGCGCCAAGCCAGGGATACTGACCGATGGCAGCGGTACTCCGCAGAATCTGCTTCTTTGCTGGAGGCTCAGGCGTTAATCCAGATGCGCCAGTTTGAAACAGCCCAGCAGTTGCTGCAGTCACTCTTCTCTACAGCGGATGTACTGTATTATCAGGCAAAAATTGTAGCTCTTCAGCAAAAACAAGGCTTATTTACCCAGCTTATCTGGCAGGCGGTACAAAGCTATCCACTGGATCCCCGATTCGCAGCACTTTATTTTAATTACATGCAACAAAACCGCCCGGGGACGCTCGATCAACGTCTGGTTGCCCTCTTATTAAGCCGACTGCCCATGTTACAGGAAACTGATCCCGGATTAGCGATTCTGGCTCTTCCTTTTATACAGAATATTGATGAACGACGCCGTATTATAGAAGAATACCGCGCCCATAATACTGATATGCTGTTTATGCTGCCTCAGGCTCTGGAATTAGGTGTTATCGATGAAAGGACTGCCAGTACTGAACTGGCCGTTCATCAAACTATACCGGTAGAACTGATCCGTCAGGTATGGGCCCAATTACGCACTGAAGGAAGCCGTCGTTATTTTTCAGAAACCTTTTCCCGCTATTCAGGTAGAATTACTGAAGACTCCGATAGAGATGGTATCAGTGAAGTAGTCGTTGAATATAACCAGGGCAGGATACAAACCTATCATTTTGATGCGAATCAGGATAGGATTGATGAAATCCGAATCACCTTTGAACAGGGTATACCTAAAGAAGGAACCATTGCCCCTTATGAAGGCTCACTAGAAGCCCGGCTGTTCTGGAAGTCGTACCCCCTCGTGGAACAATGTATCGCCGGTACTGTTACCTATATTCCAGGACCTGCGAGTTTCAGCTATGCGCCTTTTACCCTCAAGCCTATTGTAGGCAGCTATCCTGAAATCACCCTGCTGTTTCCTGAACGGGAAAAGCTGCTGCCGCGGCTGACAGAGCGGGCTCTCGTTTCCTTTGCTGCAAAAATTATACGGCCTGGAAGTCTTGCAAAAGACTCAATTGAAACCATAGAACTTAAAAACAGCCTGCCTTTACGTTCTACTGAAACGTTACAGGGGCGCATTATTTCCATCCTTGATTTTTCTTTGGGTCAACCTTCAATACAACGGATGGATATGGATCTGGATGGACGGATGGAAACGGTGCGACGCTTTCGCAAAGGGACGGCGCAACTCGATCCGGTTGAGGCGCTGAATTATCAGCAGCGATATGAATCAATAGAAAGCGACTGGGATGGTGATGGTATCTATGAGGACCGTGAAACAATCCGATAA
- a CDS encoding STAS domain-containing protein encodes MTKQQQTSINDLTINLEWKGSLSIEHARGLHQDLLEAFTKHQTIYLDLSNVTDMDSSIIQLICAAIKEAPTQKKAFHLTGTLQTLLQTKLKRYGFIMKETSIAEELEKQWSMQNQGSL; translated from the coding sequence ATGACGAAGCAACAACAGACTTCAATCAATGATCTGACTATTAATCTTGAATGGAAGGGCTCGCTTAGTATAGAACATGCAAGGGGCTTACATCAAGATTTGTTGGAAGCTTTTACGAAGCATCAGACCATTTACCTAGACCTGTCCAATGTAACCGATATGGATAGCTCAATTATACAATTAATATGTGCTGCTATTAAAGAAGCCCCTACACAAAAAAAGGCATTTCATCTTACCGGTACACTACAAACGTTACTTCAGACAAAATTAAAACGCTATGGGTTTATAATGAAAGAAACATCAATCGCTGAAGAACTAGAAAAGCAATGGTCTATGCAAAATCAGGGGTCCTTATGA